In one window of Gloeocapsa sp. DLM2.Bin57 DNA:
- a CDS encoding HypC/HybG/HupF family hydrogenase formation chaperone — translation MCLAVPGKIVSINDNQNDPLLRSGRVSFGGIIKEVSLAYLPEAQVGQYVIVHVGFALTILDEAEAEATLNYLAI, via the coding sequence ATGTGTTTAGCAGTCCCAGGCAAAATTGTTAGTATCAACGATAACCAAAATGACCCTCTTTTACGTAGTGGTAGGGTCAGTTTTGGTGGTATTATTAAAGAAGTTAGTCTCGCTTATTTACCTGAAGCTCAAGTTGGACAATATGTTATTGTTCATGTGGGCTTCGCTTTGACTATTCTAGATGAAGCAGAAGCAGAAGCTACCCTTAATTACCTAGCAATATAA
- a CDS encoding phycocyanobilin:ferredoxin oxidoreductase codes for MIEIAKTELREQLHPMISQLADIILTQWSNNLKLSPYQIPSELGYVEGKLEGEKITIQNHCYQTPQLRKLHLELAKVGKNLDVLHCVMFPNPAYTLPIFGCDIVVGRGEVSAAIVDLSPVSLDHSLPENYQQALASLPELNFSQVRQLPEWGDIFSEYVVFIRPTNTQEIADFLARVDQFLSIHTSLAAIAQPATMERQQLNLARQHHYCTKQRQNDKTRKVLEKAFGTTWAETYFNNILFDLPA; via the coding sequence ATGATTGAAATAGCTAAAACCGAATTACGAGAACAACTACACCCGATGATTAGTCAGTTAGCTGACATCATTCTCACTCAATGGTCAAATAATCTGAAACTCTCTCCCTATCAAATACCCTCAGAATTAGGTTACGTCGAAGGAAAGCTAGAAGGAGAAAAAATTACTATTCAAAATCATTGTTATCAAACCCCTCAACTACGCAAATTACATCTAGAATTAGCTAAAGTAGGTAAAAATCTAGACGTGTTGCATTGTGTGATGTTTCCTAATCCAGCTTATACTCTACCAATTTTTGGCTGTGATATCGTAGTGGGAAGAGGAGAAGTAAGCGCGGCGATCGTCGATTTATCACCAGTTAGTTTAGATCATAGTCTTCCAGAAAACTATCAACAAGCTTTAGCCTCATTACCTGAGTTAAACTTTAGTCAAGTACGTCAATTACCAGAATGGGGTGATATCTTCTCTGAATACGTTGTCTTTATTCGTCCTACCAATACTCAAGAAATAGCCGACTTTTTAGCAAGAGTTGACCAATTTCTCTCAATTCATACCTCTTTAGCGGCGATCGCCCAACCTGCAACTATGGAAAGACAACAGCTAAATCTAGCTAGACAACATCATTATTGCACTAAACAACGTCAAAACGATAAAACTAGAAAAGTACTAGAAAAAGCCTTTGGGACAACTTGGGCTGAAACATACTTTAATAATATCTTATTTGATTTACCCGCCTAA
- the tatA gene encoding twin-arginine translocase TatA/TatE family subunit produces MFGLGWPEVLVILFVVVLIFGPQKIPEIGSSLGKTLRSFKAEINRETPTEDD; encoded by the coding sequence ATGTTTGGTTTAGGATGGCCCGAAGTTTTAGTAATCTTATTTGTCGTGGTATTGATTTTTGGTCCTCAAAAAATACCCGAGATTGGGAGTTCTTTAGGTAAAACCCTCAGAAGTTTTAAAGCGGAAATCAATCGCGAAACTCCCACCGAAGATGATTAA
- the lepB gene encoding signal peptidase I produces MTTETNQSSNWQKIKENSQTIVIALGLALIIRLFIAEPRYIPSESMLPTLDLGDRLVIEKVSYYFSPPHSGDIIVFHPPKQLQNLGYQHEQAFIKRVVATPGQTVAVTNGKVYVDETPVVENYLLESPNYQLLPVKVPPNHLFVMGDNRNNSNDSHIWGFLPETEIVGRAIFRFWPLNRLGLI; encoded by the coding sequence ATGACCACTGAAACTAATCAAAGCAGTAATTGGCAAAAAATTAAAGAAAATAGCCAAACTATAGTAATAGCCCTAGGATTAGCCCTAATTATTCGGTTATTTATCGCCGAACCACGTTATATTCCCTCAGAATCGATGTTACCAACTTTAGATTTAGGCGATCGCTTAGTCATAGAGAAGGTATCCTATTATTTTTCCCCCCCCCATTCGGGAGATATCATTGTTTTTCATCCCCCCAAACAACTACAAAACCTAGGTTATCAACATGAACAAGCTTTTATCAAAAGAGTAGTCGCTACCCCAGGACAAACCGTAGCTGTAACTAATGGTAAAGTATATGTGGATGAAACTCCAGTAGTAGAAAACTATCTACTCGAATCACCTAACTACCAGTTACTACCAGTTAAAGTCCCCCCCAATCATTTATTTGTGATGGGAGATAACCGTAATAATAGCAACGATTCGCACATCTGGGGATTTTTACCCGAAACAGAAATTGTCGGTCGTGCTATTTTTCGTTTTTGGCCCTTAAATAGACTAGGATTAATTTAA
- a CDS encoding metal-binding protein: MPSGSTHDRITFWTVPGLVICTWYFSKSERLTLILSLAFLFSGLMFGPDLDIYSVQFKRWGKLRFLWIPYQKLLKHRSIFSHGPIIGNLIRIVYLLTILTISAILIIGIGQLIWGFTWNWGEFRQIVWNLATQEHKATFLALYLGLELGAISHILSDWLVSYYKSQSKKTRKKPRRRQSSPKKGR, encoded by the coding sequence ATGCCCTCTGGTTCGACGCACGATCGCATTACTTTTTGGACAGTTCCAGGATTAGTCATTTGTACTTGGTATTTTAGCAAAAGTGAACGATTAACCCTGATTCTCAGCCTAGCATTTTTATTTAGTGGATTAATGTTTGGTCCTGACTTAGATATTTACTCAGTACAATTCAAACGTTGGGGTAAATTGCGTTTTTTGTGGATACCCTACCAAAAACTACTTAAACATCGTTCTATTTTCTCTCATGGTCCAATTATTGGGAATCTGATTAGAATTGTCTATTTATTAACTATCCTGACTATCTCAGCAATTTTAATAATAGGGATAGGACAATTAATCTGGGGATTTACTTGGAATTGGGGAGAATTTAGACAAATAGTCTGGAATTTAGCGACTCAAGAACATAAAGCCACCTTTTTAGCCCTTTATCTTGGCTTAGAATTAGGTGCAATCAGTCATATACTCAGTGATTGGTTAGTTTCTTATTATAAATCTCAGTCCAAAAAAACCCGTAAAAAACCTCGTCGTCGTCAATCTTCTCCCAAAAAAGGTAGATAA
- a CDS encoding HlyD family efflux transporter periplasmic adaptor subunit, translating into MFRSKVETFWRSYDPQNKPTWLKTRRKEIIIISVACGLLGTGLILFNLPKLGQPTDTQTTTEATPITAITALGRIEPVGEVAKIAATPNLGGAKIKEILVKPGDVVTEGQLLGILDNYDLQKATLDVANKEVELQRSNLEIVLAGAREGEIDSQRATIERLQAELESEITRNQAEIARWEAELTGQTEALTATLQRLQAEYDNANIEFNRYEGLAGDGAISTSELDQYRLTLDTARERVQEAQANLNKTVSSISQSIKEAQANSQRERDSLTMQIKEAEATLAKISEIRDVDVREAQARLDKAIAESQRAQQELALSEIRAPFAGRVLKINTRPGENINQEDGVLELGRTEQMMVIAEVHESDISQVQLGQEVIITSEGGAFSDELRGKVDQIGWQIGKNDVINSDPAANVDKRVIEVKILLNPEDSQLVENLTYSQVFVQIKL; encoded by the coding sequence ATGTTTAGAAGTAAAGTAGAAACTTTCTGGAGAAGTTACGACCCCCAAAATAAACCGACTTGGTTAAAAACCCGTCGTAAAGAAATAATTATTATCTCTGTTGCTTGTGGATTACTCGGAACAGGTTTAATCCTATTTAACCTACCCAAACTAGGTCAACCAACAGATACACAAACAACCACAGAAGCAACCCCTATTACAGCAATTACCGCTTTAGGTAGAATTGAACCTGTAGGAGAAGTAGCTAAAATAGCAGCAACACCTAATCTAGGTGGTGCGAAAATTAAGGAAATCTTAGTTAAACCAGGAGATGTAGTTACTGAAGGTCAATTACTAGGTATTTTAGATAATTATGATCTACAAAAAGCAACTTTAGATGTAGCTAATAAAGAAGTAGAATTACAGCGCAGCAATCTAGAGATAGTTTTAGCAGGAGCAAGAGAAGGGGAGATTGATAGTCAAAGAGCCACTATTGAACGCTTACAAGCTGAATTAGAATCAGAAATAACCCGTAATCAAGCAGAAATAGCCCGTTGGGAAGCAGAGTTAACAGGACAAACAGAGGCTTTAACCGCTACCCTACAACGTCTTCAAGCTGAATATGACAACGCCAATATAGAGTTTAACCGTTATGAAGGTTTAGCAGGTGATGGGGCTATTTCTACCTCAGAATTAGACCAATATCGCTTAACTTTAGATACAGCTAGAGAAAGAGTTCAAGAAGCCCAAGCTAATCTTAATAAAACTGTCTCTAGTATCTCTCAATCTATCAAAGAAGCTCAAGCTAACTCCCAAAGAGAAAGAGATAGTCTGACAATGCAAATCAAAGAAGCAGAAGCTACTCTAGCCAAAATCAGCGAAATTAGAGATGTAGATGTTAGAGAAGCTCAAGCTAGATTAGATAAAGCGATCGCCGAAAGTCAACGCGCACAACAAGAATTAGCTTTAAGTGAGATTCGCGCTCCCTTTGCTGGTAGAGTACTAAAAATTAACACTCGTCCTGGTGAAAATATTAATCAAGAAGATGGAGTCCTAGAATTAGGAAGAACCGAACAAATGATGGTTATCGCCGAAGTACACGAAAGCGATATCAGTCAAGTGCAACTTGGACAAGAAGTAATTATTACTAGTGAAGGTGGAGCATTTAGCGATGAATTACGGGGTAAAGTTGACCAAATCGGTTGGCAAATAGGTAAAAACGACGTAATCAACAGCGATCCTGCAGCTAACGTAGATAAACGCGTCATTGAAGTCAAAATCTTACTCAATCCTGAAGATAGTCAACTAGTAGAAAATCTCACCTATTCTCAAGTCTTTGTACAAATTAAATTATGA
- a CDS encoding nucleoside triphosphate pyrophosphohydrolase, producing MFKSTVTTEETYINILAALEDLIKVVAKLRTPEEGCPWDLAQTPQTLIPYVIEEAYEVAEALRSENQQEIVEELGDLLLQVVLQAQIASDRGEFTLTQVAQGITEKLIRRHPHVFGDLEVNSTDEVRNNWEKIKATEKHQTQAFSQQLSHYLKTFPPLMASQKISSKAAKIGFEWENIDGVWAKFHEEFQEFKAALATDNKQHQQEELGDLLFTLTNIARWYELDCNEALQGTNRKFIDRLALMETFTDRPLSDYSLDELETLWKQAKVELAQSTNNDH from the coding sequence ATGTTCAAATCTACAGTTACAACCGAAGAAACCTATATAAATATTCTCGCTGCTTTAGAAGATTTAATCAAAGTAGTTGCTAAACTGAGAACACCAGAAGAAGGTTGTCCTTGGGATTTAGCTCAAACTCCCCAAACTCTGATACCCTATGTTATTGAGGAAGCTTATGAGGTAGCAGAAGCTCTTAGAAGTGAAAACCAACAAGAGATTGTGGAAGAATTAGGAGATTTATTATTACAAGTAGTTTTACAAGCACAAATAGCCAGCGATCGCGGTGAATTTACACTTACTCAAGTAGCGCAAGGAATCACAGAAAAATTAATTAGACGACATCCCCACGTGTTTGGTGATCTAGAAGTCAATAGTACAGACGAAGTCAGAAATAACTGGGAAAAAATCAAAGCAACAGAAAAACACCAAACTCAAGCATTTAGCCAACAATTAAGCCATTATCTCAAGACTTTCCCACCTCTAATGGCGAGTCAAAAAATATCATCTAAAGCAGCTAAAATAGGGTTTGAATGGGAAAATATCGACGGAGTCTGGGCAAAATTTCACGAAGAATTTCAAGAATTCAAAGCAGCTTTAGCCACAGATAATAAACAACACCAACAAGAAGAATTAGGAGATTTACTCTTTACCCTAACTAATATAGCTCGTTGGTACGAATTAGATTGTAACGAAGCTTTACAGGGAACAAATCGCAAATTTATTGACAGATTAGCTTTGATGGAAACTTTTACAGATCGTCCCCTATCAGATTATAGCTTAGACGAATTAGAAACACTCTGGAAACAAGCCAAAGTAGAATTAGCCCAATCAACAAATAATGACCACTGA